In one Vulgatibacter incomptus genomic region, the following are encoded:
- a CDS encoding HTTM domain-containing protein translates to MAWSVASGGRVGRLRERLLAPVDASSIAAFRFLFGLIMSVAMIRFIARGWVRTIYVEPTIFFPFEGFGWVRPLPEWGMLLVFGAMATLALGFALGFRPRLCAALFLLGFVYTEVIDKTPYLNHHYLIGLLFLLGACLPIGRGSTVPAWVLWTLRLQLGLVYFFAGVAKLDADWLVRAEPMATWLAARGDLPIIGPLLAQRWMAFAMSWAGAAFDLTIFPLLLWRRSRAFAYVAVAGFHAATGWLFPIGLFPWVMVACTTLFFEPDWPRRLLRRPAPPPDASQAPRSPRLAFALLALHFAVQIALPLRSFAYPGNTSWTEEGFRFAWKVMLIEKQGQVDFEVRVPSTNRAFVVHPSEHLTRFQSRMMSTQPDMILDFAHYLARRYGEELGEAVEVRADGVASLNGRTSQPLVDPEVDLAKVRASLEPSAWIVPLKN, encoded by the coding sequence TTGGCCTGGAGCGTCGCGAGCGGGGGCAGGGTGGGGAGGCTGCGAGAGCGCCTCCTCGCGCCGGTCGACGCGTCCTCGATCGCGGCGTTCCGCTTCCTCTTCGGCCTCATCATGTCCGTGGCGATGATCCGCTTCATCGCCCGCGGCTGGGTCCGAACGATCTACGTCGAGCCGACGATCTTCTTCCCCTTCGAGGGCTTCGGCTGGGTGAGGCCGCTGCCGGAGTGGGGGATGCTCCTCGTCTTCGGCGCGATGGCGACGCTCGCTCTCGGCTTCGCCCTGGGGTTCCGTCCCCGCCTCTGTGCGGCGCTCTTCCTCCTCGGCTTCGTCTACACCGAGGTGATCGACAAGACGCCCTATCTCAACCACCACTACCTGATCGGCCTGCTCTTCCTGCTCGGTGCGTGTCTGCCGATCGGGCGCGGTTCAACCGTGCCGGCCTGGGTGCTCTGGACCCTGCGTCTGCAGCTCGGCCTCGTCTATTTCTTCGCGGGCGTCGCGAAGCTCGACGCAGATTGGCTCGTTCGCGCCGAGCCGATGGCCACCTGGCTCGCCGCGAGGGGCGATCTCCCGATCATCGGCCCGCTCCTCGCCCAGCGGTGGATGGCCTTCGCAATGAGCTGGGCAGGTGCGGCCTTCGACCTCACGATCTTTCCACTGCTCCTCTGGCGTCGAAGCCGTGCCTTCGCCTACGTGGCCGTGGCGGGGTTCCACGCCGCGACCGGCTGGCTCTTCCCGATCGGCCTCTTCCCCTGGGTGATGGTTGCTTGCACAACGCTCTTCTTCGAGCCCGACTGGCCCCGCAGGCTCCTCCGGCGGCCGGCGCCGCCCCCGGACGCCTCGCAGGCTCCTCGATCGCCGCGCCTCGCCTTCGCGCTCCTGGCGCTCCACTTCGCCGTGCAGATCGCGCTGCCGCTCCGGTCGTTCGCCTACCCGGGCAACACGTCGTGGACGGAGGAGGGATTCCGCTTCGCGTGGAAGGTGATGCTGATCGAGAAACAGGGTCAGGTCGACTTCGAGGTTCGCGTCCCTTCCACGAACCGAGCCTTCGTCGTTCACCCCTCGGAGCACCTCACCCGGTTCCAGTCGCGGATGATGTCGACGCAGCCGGACATGATCCTCGACTTCGCCCACTACCTGGCGCGTCGCTATGGGGAAGAGCTCGGGGAGGCCGTGGAGGTTCGCGCCGACGGCGTCGCCTCGCTCAACGGCAGGACGAGCCAGCCACTCGTCGATCCCGAGGTCGATCTCGCCAAGGTCCGCGCGAGCCTCGAGCCGAGCGCCTGGATCGTCCCCCTGAAGAACTGA